From a region of the Thermococcus sp. genome:
- the rfbC gene encoding dTDP-4-dehydrorhamnose 3,5-epimerase: MPFEFRHLEIPDVILIKPRVFEDERGFFMETYKKPDFEKAGIKEEFIQDNHSRSKYGVLRGLHFQREPYAQAKIVRVIRGVIYDVAVDLRRDSPTFGKYIGVILSEHNKWQLYIPKGFAHGFVVLSDVAEVVYKVDNVYAPDHEGGIIWNDPEIGINWPVDNPVVSEKDKKWPTLKEAIKRGWVF, from the coding sequence GTGCCGTTCGAGTTCAGACACCTTGAAATTCCAGATGTTATTCTAATCAAACCCCGTGTTTTTGAAGATGAGAGGGGCTTTTTCATGGAGACTTACAAAAAACCGGATTTTGAGAAAGCAGGGATAAAGGAGGAATTTATTCAAGACAATCACTCTCGCTCGAAATACGGTGTTTTAAGGGGTCTCCACTTCCAGCGCGAGCCCTACGCTCAGGCCAAAATTGTTAGGGTCATACGAGGTGTTATCTACGATGTTGCCGTGGATTTAAGGAGGGACTCACCAACGTTTGGCAAGTACATAGGGGTCATACTCTCCGAGCACAACAAGTGGCAACTCTACATTCCAAAGGGCTTTGCCCATGGCTTTGTCGTGCTTAGTGACGTTGCTGAAGTAGTCTACAAGGTGGACAACGTCTACGCGCCAGACCACGAGGGCGGAATAATCTGGAACGATCCAGAGATAGGCATAAACTGGCCCGTTGATAATCCAGTAGTCTCGGAAAAAGACAAGAAATGGCCGACACTAAAGGAGGCAATTAAGAGGGGATGGGTCTTTTGA